A single Ptiloglossa arizonensis isolate GNS036 chromosome 2, iyPtiAriz1_principal, whole genome shotgun sequence DNA region contains:
- the Phf5a gene encoding PHD finger protein 5a, whose protein sequence is MAKHHPDLIFCRKQPGVAIGRLCEKCDGKCVICDSYVRPCTLVRICDECNYGSYQGRCVICGGPGVSDAYYCKECTIQEKDRDGCPKIVNLGSSKTDLFYERKKYGFKRR, encoded by the exons ATGGCTAAACATCATCCAGATTTAATTTTCTGCAGAAAACAACCAGGAGTTG caATTGGAAGGTTGTGTGAAAAATGTGATGGTAAATGTGTGATATGTGATTCCTATGTAAGACCATGTACTCTTGTCAGAATTTGTGATGAATGCAATTATGGATCTTACCAAGGCCGATGTGTTATTTGTGGTGGACCTGGTGTTTCCGATGCTTACTATTGCAAAGAATGCACAATTCAAGAAAAAGAT aGAGATGGTTGTCCAAAAATTGTAAATCTTGGAAGCTCGAAAACGGATCTATTttatgaaagaaagaaatatggaTTCAAAAGAAGATAG